The Prevotella melaninogenica genome window below encodes:
- a CDS encoding DUF4350 domain-containing protein: MNKRFWFFVAGFLVFVFLLEWNVPSKFVWEPTFNHYDKQPFGCAVFDSLMEKSVPAGYEVTKKTIAQLERDGYGKKPHAFLIQTDRFSPSATDIRSLDRLLKAGNKVFIATSDIEPDSLYPDLQVAINGQYGFSPMEVKSSIANQSIPYDTLVWSHQLPYQEKEYAVYAAMAGNNVTIEGKAACDTLVSCWLSEEEIDSTDGYWLAHMVRVKRGKGELFVSCDPLLMTNYGILDTQTNGFIFRLMSQFRGLPIIRTEAYGPETEYETDTPLRFWLQNEPLRWAIYLTLGGLLLFCMFYARRRQRVIPVVEEPANRSLEFVKLIGTLYHQKHINRDLLQKKYSYFGETLRRMTMIDVEDVESRKENIAQIAIRTGMSEAEVRMIFDRVDRYLQGDDELKDAALRKAIDGMDMIINKL, translated from the coding sequence ATGAACAAGCGCTTTTGGTTCTTCGTAGCAGGCTTCCTTGTCTTTGTCTTTCTATTAGAGTGGAATGTGCCTTCAAAGTTTGTTTGGGAGCCTACCTTTAATCATTACGATAAGCAACCATTTGGTTGTGCGGTGTTCGACTCACTGATGGAGAAGTCTGTTCCTGCAGGATATGAGGTGACAAAGAAAACAATAGCACAGTTGGAACGTGATGGATATGGTAAGAAACCGCATGCCTTCTTAATTCAAACAGACCGTTTTAGCCCTTCTGCAACGGATATCCGTTCGTTGGATAGACTGTTGAAAGCTGGTAATAAAGTCTTCATTGCAACGTCTGATATTGAACCTGATTCTCTATATCCTGATTTGCAGGTAGCTATTAATGGGCAATATGGGTTCTCTCCTATGGAGGTTAAGTCCTCAATTGCGAATCAGTCAATTCCTTATGATACCTTAGTCTGGTCTCATCAGTTGCCTTATCAGGAGAAAGAATACGCGGTCTATGCCGCGATGGCAGGTAATAATGTTACAATAGAAGGAAAGGCTGCGTGCGATACTTTGGTTAGTTGTTGGCTTTCAGAGGAGGAAATTGATTCTACAGATGGCTATTGGTTGGCACATATGGTTAGAGTGAAGCGAGGAAAGGGTGAACTCTTTGTATCTTGTGATCCATTGTTGATGACCAATTATGGTATCCTTGATACGCAGACAAATGGATTCATCTTCCGTTTGATGTCTCAATTCCGTGGCTTGCCAATCATTCGTACTGAGGCATACGGACCTGAAACAGAATATGAAACGGATACTCCACTGCGCTTTTGGCTACAAAACGAGCCTCTCCGATGGGCTATCTATCTCACCTTAGGAGGCTTATTACTCTTCTGTATGTTCTATGCGCGTAGACGACAACGCGTTATCCCGGTGGTAGAGGAACCAGCAAATCGTTCGTTGGAGTTCGTGAAGTTGATAGGTACTCTTTATCATCAGAAGCATATTAATCGTGACTTGCTGCAGAAAAAGTATAGTTACTTTGGCGAGACCTTACGTCGTATGACGATGATAGATGTCGAAGATGTTGAGTCAAGGAAGGAGAATATAGCACAGATAGCCATTCGAACGGGAATGTCAGAGGCTGAAGTACGAATGATATTTGACCGTGTCGATCGTTATTTGCAGGGTGATGATGAACTAAAAGATGCTGCTTTGCGAAAGGCAATAGACGGTATGGATATGATAATCAATAAGCTATAA
- a CDS encoding AAA family ATPase has product MEEYKEERTDLAAFSEKVMQLRGEINKVVVGQQEAVALLLTAILADGHVLIEGVPGVAKTLLARLLSRLIDARFSRIQFTPDLMPSDVLGTTVFNMKTSEFDFHEGPVFSDLVLVDEINRAPAKTQAALFEVMEERQVTIDGTTRRMSDVYTIIATQNPVEQEGTYRLPEAQLDRFLFKISMGYPSVDEEMNILKRHQEKRNLIKLEDVKPILTIDELLQMRKKLDTVFIEESLLRYIANIVQQTRTSKAVYLGASPRASVAMLNAAKASALLGGRDFVTPEDIKFVTPSILQHRLILTAEAEMEGYTPLKVAQKLIDKVEVPK; this is encoded by the coding sequence ATGGAAGAGTATAAAGAAGAAAGAACCGACCTTGCTGCATTCAGTGAAAAAGTGATGCAGTTGCGAGGAGAGATAAATAAGGTTGTTGTTGGGCAGCAGGAGGCAGTTGCCTTGTTGTTAACAGCGATTCTTGCAGATGGTCATGTGCTGATAGAAGGTGTGCCTGGTGTTGCTAAGACCTTGTTGGCACGTCTGTTGTCTCGCCTGATTGATGCGCGTTTTAGTCGTATTCAGTTCACGCCAGACCTCATGCCAAGTGATGTACTCGGTACGACAGTCTTCAATATGAAGACCTCTGAGTTCGACTTCCATGAAGGTCCTGTGTTCTCTGATCTCGTCCTTGTCGATGAAATCAACCGTGCTCCTGCAAAAACACAGGCAGCTCTTTTCGAGGTAATGGAGGAACGTCAGGTGACGATTGATGGTACAACTCGTCGTATGAGCGATGTTTATACAATCATTGCGACGCAGAATCCAGTAGAACAGGAAGGTACTTATCGTCTACCAGAGGCGCAACTCGACCGTTTCCTCTTTAAGATAAGTATGGGTTATCCTTCTGTTGATGAGGAAATGAATATCCTTAAGCGTCATCAGGAGAAGCGAAACCTCATCAAGTTGGAAGATGTTAAGCCAATACTTACCATTGACGAACTTCTGCAGATGCGCAAGAAACTCGATACGGTATTCATTGAGGAGAGCCTTTTACGCTATATTGCAAACATCGTACAGCAGACTCGTACCTCAAAGGCTGTCTATCTCGGTGCCAGTCCACGTGCTTCTGTTGCTATGCTCAATGCTGCTAAGGCTTCAGCTTTGTTGGGTGGTCGCGACTTTGTAACACCCGAAGATATCAAGTTTGTTACGCCAAGTATTCTTCAACATCGTCTTATCCTTACTGCTGAGGCTGAAATGGAGGGATATACCCCATTGAAGGTTGCACAGAAGTTGATTGACAAGGTCGAAGTACCTAAGTAA
- a CDS encoding DUF58 domain-containing protein, protein MFLTKRFYFILASLTLLAGFGYVFPQLFMVAKILLFIFAAMVVFDAVMLYHRRGIIAKRTCSERFSNGDKNVVKISLESKYSFPVWLTVIDEAPEVFQRRDISYKSHLTAMGKNTIRYTLRPMKRGVYSFGKIRCFTRTVLGLVERRYTLGNAEDVKVYPSYMMLNRYELLAISNNLTEMGIKRIRRAGNNTEFEQIKDYVKGDEYRSINWKASARRNQLMVNVYRDERSQQIFSVIDKGRVMQQSFRGMTLLDYSINASLVLSYVAMRRDDKAGLITFADRMDTFVAPSKQTGQMQLLLESLYAQETKFGESDFSSLCANVHKQVSKRSLFVIYTNFSGMTALNRQLAYLKLLSQWHRVLVVFFEDAEMNDYIRSPKHSTEEYYQHVIAEKFANEKRLIVSTLRQHGIYSVLTTPDKLSIDVINKYLEMKQRQILT, encoded by the coding sequence ATGTTCCTTACTAAAAGGTTTTATTTTATATTAGCAAGCCTTACACTGCTCGCAGGCTTTGGTTATGTGTTCCCACAGCTTTTCATGGTTGCAAAGATACTTCTCTTTATCTTTGCTGCTATGGTTGTGTTCGATGCTGTTATGCTCTATCATCGTCGTGGAATAATAGCGAAGCGAACCTGTTCAGAACGTTTCTCTAATGGTGATAAGAATGTTGTCAAGATAAGTCTGGAAAGTAAGTACTCCTTTCCTGTATGGCTGACGGTAATAGATGAGGCTCCAGAGGTGTTCCAACGGAGAGACATAAGCTATAAGAGTCATCTAACAGCGATGGGTAAGAATACGATTCGTTATACGCTCAGACCAATGAAGCGTGGCGTCTACTCCTTTGGTAAGATTCGTTGCTTCACACGTACAGTCTTAGGACTTGTCGAACGTCGTTATACGTTGGGTAACGCAGAAGACGTTAAGGTCTATCCTTCTTATATGATGCTGAATCGCTATGAACTTCTTGCGATAAGCAATAACCTCACTGAGATGGGTATAAAGCGTATACGTCGGGCAGGTAACAACACTGAGTTTGAGCAGATAAAAGACTATGTAAAAGGCGATGAATACCGAAGTATAAACTGGAAGGCAAGTGCACGTCGCAATCAGTTGATGGTGAATGTCTATCGTGATGAGCGCTCTCAGCAGATATTCTCGGTTATTGATAAGGGACGTGTTATGCAGCAATCGTTCCGTGGAATGACGCTTCTCGACTATAGTATCAATGCTTCTTTGGTGTTGTCATACGTTGCCATGCGCCGTGATGATAAGGCTGGCTTGATAACCTTTGCAGATAGAATGGACACGTTTGTTGCTCCTTCGAAGCAAACTGGTCAGATGCAACTTCTCTTAGAGTCACTTTATGCACAAGAAACCAAGTTTGGTGAAAGTGATTTTAGTAGTTTGTGTGCCAATGTACATAAACAAGTTAGCAAGCGAAGTCTGTTCGTTATTTACACAAACTTCTCTGGTATGACTGCTCTCAATCGTCAGTTGGCTTACTTGAAGTTGCTTAGTCAGTGGCATCGTGTGCTCGTTGTCTTTTTTGAAGATGCAGAGATGAATGATTATATTCGTTCTCCGAAGCACTCAACAGAGGAATATTACCAGCATGTTATTGCTGAGAAGTTTGCTAATGAAAAGCGTTTGATTGTATCAACACTGCGTCAGCATGGTATCTATAGTGTTTTGACAACGCCAGACAAACTCAGTATTGATGTTATCAATAAATACTTGGAAATGAAGCAAAGACAAATCTTAACATAG
- a CDS encoding calycin-like domain-containing protein translates to MKKIFTLVIVSFLSALAVQAQSLKVTKTDGSVVTYNASDISKIEFLPSETPSQPKLIHEYAGYLTVKNRVLDNVRFDTGAKIKVLQDGGKFLAEFSDTQWGTGSFVITMNKHAINGTGKMKIANPRAGGAVEEYDATMSGSMREIKISIPSLMGGTDITWHYAEASAASKVAGNYIGTTALKVGDSFGPFTSATVGYKITANEDGTINVTASEENYTGVTMMGNLTLGTYTVKNLAYDKESNSFVRDYSNDGLKVHFKAVGGMPIDNEYSFKATSKMVVTVDESGTLTIKNNYSLTRMPFPISATYTGKKAK, encoded by the coding sequence ATGAAAAAGATCTTTACTTTAGTAATCGTATCTTTCTTGAGTGCACTCGCAGTACAGGCGCAGTCATTAAAGGTAACAAAAACTGATGGTAGCGTTGTAACTTATAACGCATCAGATATTTCAAAGATTGAGTTCTTGCCAAGTGAAACCCCTTCACAACCAAAGTTGATACACGAGTATGCAGGCTATTTGACTGTAAAGAACAGAGTACTCGACAATGTTCGTTTTGACACAGGTGCTAAGATTAAGGTGTTGCAGGACGGTGGTAAGTTCCTTGCAGAGTTCTCCGATACTCAGTGGGGTACTGGTTCTTTCGTGATAACAATGAATAAGCACGCAATTAACGGTACTGGTAAGATGAAGATTGCTAACCCAAGAGCTGGTGGTGCAGTGGAGGAATATGATGCAACGATGAGTGGTTCGATGCGAGAAATAAAGATTTCAATCCCATCACTCATGGGTGGTACTGATATTACTTGGCATTATGCTGAGGCTTCAGCAGCATCAAAGGTGGCAGGAAACTATATTGGTACAACCGCTTTGAAGGTGGGTGATAGCTTTGGTCCATTCACTTCTGCTACTGTTGGCTATAAGATTACAGCTAATGAAGATGGTACTATCAACGTTACAGCTTCTGAAGAGAACTACACAGGGGTTACAATGATGGGTAACTTGACTTTAGGAACATATACCGTTAAGAATCTTGCTTATGACAAGGAATCTAACAGTTTTGTTCGTGATTATAGCAATGATGGTCTCAAAGTTCATTTCAAGGCTGTTGGGGGTATGCCAATAGATAACGAGTACTCATTCAAGGCTACAAGTAAGATGGTTGTAACGGTTGACGAGAGTGGAACGTTGACCATCAAGAATAATTATAGTCTTACACGTATGCCATTCCCAATCTCAGCAACTTATACTGGTAAGAAGGCTAAGTAA
- a CDS encoding HmuY family protein, with the protein MHRVFRPISTLAGCAIMLMVTACNGIFEDIYDEAPAAASVTTEGQLLVNAASWKNWYYVDFDSLQMYIERKDTAGLLKAQTNFTHYAIPTNLTSGSGDGKTGMYTYWFDVFGKGISVNEKRGFTATDAQPEPQSWSIAFHRNNVRTNGGAVLETKYTSLNELPKNSSYFLGATFQEDEWTENEVWEDQSQMLMSLIGCQGIRINKVLSSWLKIEIPPMPPSFTMNSHVFIVRLKNNKYAALQLENYIGADGTKCWLRINYKYPY; encoded by the coding sequence ATGCACAGAGTATTTCGCCCTATTTCTACCCTTGCAGGCTGTGCCATTATGTTAATGGTAACAGCCTGCAACGGCATTTTTGAAGATATATATGATGAGGCACCAGCCGCTGCAAGTGTGACAACGGAAGGTCAACTCCTTGTTAATGCCGCCAGTTGGAAGAACTGGTATTATGTTGACTTTGACTCTTTACAGATGTATATCGAGCGCAAAGACACTGCAGGACTGCTCAAGGCACAGACGAACTTCACGCATTATGCCATCCCAACAAATCTGACATCGGGTAGTGGTGATGGGAAAACGGGTATGTACACTTACTGGTTTGATGTCTTCGGAAAAGGTATCTCGGTAAATGAAAAGCGTGGTTTTACTGCTACTGATGCACAACCTGAACCACAGTCGTGGAGCATTGCCTTTCATCGTAACAATGTAAGGACGAATGGTGGTGCCGTACTTGAAACGAAGTACACCTCTTTGAATGAACTTCCAAAGAATAGTTCCTATTTCTTAGGAGCAACATTCCAAGAAGATGAATGGACAGAGAACGAGGTTTGGGAGGACCAGTCGCAGATGCTTATGAGTCTGATTGGCTGTCAAGGAATACGTATCAATAAGGTACTTTCCTCTTGGTTGAAAATCGAAATACCTCCAATGCCTCCTTCTTTTACCATGAATAGTCATGTGTTTATTGTTCGTCTGAAGAACAATAAGTATGCTGCTCTGCAGTTGGAGAACTATATTGGTGCTGATGGTACCAAATGTTGGTTAAGAATCAATTATAAATATCCATATTAA
- a CDS encoding TonB-dependent receptor plug domain-containing protein encodes MKRKTIILSVLTCLLPATMWADELPDSIYKCLELEQVVVTGTRTPKLLANTPVLTKLITSDDIMKTDATNLRDVLQQVIPGIEFSYAMNQQVHMNFSGFGGQSMLILVDGERLAGETMDDVDFTRIGMDNVDHIEIVKGAASALYGSNAAGGVINIITKKKPNPCALNLNMRFGRHNEQRYGLSWQYARGKWNNLLTVNRNSSDNFNVHNGPNPITRVVSTIYGDAVWNFKEQLTFRLNEKLRLTGRAGYFYRQLVRTSEVPERYRDFSGGLRGTWTPDLVNSVDFSYAFDQYDKSDYQRITRLDIRDYSNVQNSLRLLYNHTFEGENVLSVGADYMHDYLFNTNLGGRIRKQDSFDAFAQYDWNISPKWEVVGALRYDYFSDGRISRLTPKVSARYQPVHNLNVRFSYGMGFRAPTLKEKYYNFDMSGIWIVEGNPSLKPEVSQNFNASVDYTKGRYNFTVSAYCNKIENKIATGAPYYKNPSDIIPRLPYLNLDNYTVSGGEATAQARWTNGLTARLSYAYTNERLPKDKNSNSVNNQYIPARKHSMTGHIDWDYQWLKNYGTNIGLDGRFLSAVDNEEFVDYYDISKGIKTIHYPAYALFKLSLVQRIGKGVKVSVILDNIFNYKPEYYYLNCPLTDGTNLMIGMSVDVDKLF; translated from the coding sequence ATGAAACGAAAAACCATTATACTTTCAGTTCTTACCTGTCTGCTTCCTGCAACGATGTGGGCAGATGAATTGCCTGATTCCATTTATAAATGCTTAGAATTAGAGCAGGTAGTAGTAACGGGAACACGTACACCGAAGCTACTTGCCAATACCCCTGTGTTGACGAAACTCATCACATCTGATGATATTATGAAGACAGATGCTACCAATCTGCGTGATGTATTGCAGCAGGTAATACCGGGTATTGAGTTCTCATACGCCATGAATCAGCAGGTACATATGAACTTCTCTGGCTTTGGTGGACAGAGTATGTTGATTCTGGTTGACGGTGAACGCCTTGCTGGTGAAACGATGGACGATGTCGACTTCACTCGTATTGGTATGGATAATGTTGACCACATCGAGATTGTGAAAGGTGCTGCTTCAGCCCTTTATGGCTCTAATGCTGCTGGTGGAGTTATCAATATCATCACCAAGAAAAAGCCAAATCCATGCGCACTTAACCTTAACATGCGCTTTGGTCGCCACAACGAGCAACGTTATGGACTATCATGGCAATACGCAAGAGGCAAGTGGAACAACTTACTGACAGTAAATCGGAATAGTTCTGACAACTTCAATGTACACAATGGACCCAATCCAATCACACGAGTTGTCTCAACTATCTATGGTGATGCTGTTTGGAACTTTAAGGAACAACTCACTTTTAGGTTGAATGAAAAGCTTCGTCTGACAGGACGTGCAGGCTATTTCTATCGCCAGTTGGTGCGTACATCAGAAGTACCAGAGCGCTATCGTGACTTTTCGGGTGGTCTTCGTGGAACATGGACACCAGACCTTGTTAATAGTGTTGACTTCTCCTATGCTTTTGATCAGTATGATAAGTCAGACTATCAGCGCATCACTCGACTGGATATCCGTGACTATTCAAATGTACAGAACAGTCTTCGCTTGCTTTATAATCACACTTTTGAGGGGGAAAACGTCCTTTCTGTGGGTGCAGACTATATGCATGATTATCTCTTTAATACCAACTTGGGGGGGCGAATTCGTAAACAAGACTCTTTTGATGCCTTTGCACAATACGACTGGAACATCAGTCCGAAGTGGGAGGTTGTAGGTGCCTTGCGTTACGATTACTTCTCAGACGGACGCATCTCCCGACTGACTCCAAAGGTAAGTGCACGTTATCAGCCAGTACATAACTTGAATGTTCGTTTCAGTTATGGTATGGGTTTCCGTGCTCCTACATTGAAAGAGAAGTACTATAACTTTGATATGTCGGGTATATGGATAGTCGAAGGCAACCCTTCTTTGAAACCAGAAGTAAGCCAGAACTTTAATGCTTCGGTTGATTATACTAAGGGTCGCTATAACTTTACAGTAAGTGCTTATTGTAACAAGATTGAAAATAAGATTGCAACTGGTGCACCTTACTATAAGAATCCATCAGACATTATCCCACGTCTTCCTTACCTAAACTTGGACAACTATACGGTTAGTGGAGGAGAAGCAACGGCACAAGCACGTTGGACGAATGGTCTTACAGCTCGTTTAAGCTATGCTTATACCAATGAACGCTTGCCAAAAGACAAGAACAGTAACTCTGTAAACAATCAGTATATACCTGCTCGCAAACACTCTATGACAGGTCATATCGATTGGGATTATCAGTGGTTGAAGAACTATGGAACGAACATCGGATTAGATGGACGCTTCCTCTCAGCAGTCGACAATGAAGAGTTTGTTGATTACTATGACATCTCTAAGGGTATAAAAACAATACATTACCCCGCATACGCACTCTTCAAACTCTCTTTGGTGCAGCGCATCGGTAAGGGTGTGAAGGTAAGTGTAATCCTTGATAACATCTTTAATTATAAACCAGAATATTATTATTTGAACTGTCCATTGACTGATGGAACAAACTTAATGATTGGAATGTCAGTTGATGTTGATAAACTATTTTAA
- a CDS encoding IS4 family transposase: protein MNKSTHFIGQPLYVQLLNYFNRDKILSLSQAQGGEHYIKKFDAWHHLVVMLYAVMMRLDSLREIKASLFANVNRFNHLGLKHFPCRSTLSDANKRRDSEIFGSIYMNLYEKYRHELYSDSRNCGQPKWLKNLKIIDSTTISLFSNLVFKGVGRNPKTGKKKGGIKVHTEIFANENVPSDIKFTSAASHDQFALIPERYANEELIAFDRAYINYEKFSELTQRGVIYVTKMKNNLSFERIADTDYQMTTDYGVVRVETILFHKHTKEKDIYHKARKITYQDKTKKGKIRFISLLTNDFQMSAEDIIAIYKRRWQIETLFKQIKQNFPLRYFYGESANAIKIQIWITLIANLLITLVKNKIKRPWSFSGLATMIRILLMSYVAIQSFFEQPHRDWDRLITQVKAPPEELSLF from the coding sequence ATGAACAAAAGTACACATTTTATCGGACAGCCACTATATGTTCAACTGTTAAACTATTTTAATCGTGATAAAATTCTCTCTCTGAGCCAAGCTCAGGGAGGTGAACACTATATAAAGAAGTTTGATGCATGGCATCATCTTGTCGTCATGCTTTATGCAGTAATGATGCGTTTAGACTCTCTGCGTGAGATAAAGGCCTCTCTCTTTGCTAATGTTAATCGCTTTAATCATCTTGGTTTAAAGCATTTTCCTTGTCGAAGTACCTTGTCAGATGCAAACAAACGCCGAGATTCCGAGATATTCGGTTCGATCTATATGAACTTATATGAGAAATATCGCCATGAACTTTACTCGGACAGCCGAAATTGTGGACAGCCCAAATGGCTGAAGAATCTAAAGATAATAGATTCTACGACAATCAGTCTGTTTTCTAACCTGGTCTTTAAAGGAGTAGGACGTAATCCCAAAACTGGTAAGAAGAAGGGTGGAATAAAAGTACATACAGAGATATTTGCCAATGAGAATGTTCCAAGCGATATCAAGTTCACATCTGCAGCTAGTCATGATCAATTTGCACTTATCCCAGAACGATACGCCAATGAGGAACTGATTGCTTTTGACAGAGCCTATATAAACTATGAAAAGTTCTCTGAACTGACTCAAAGAGGCGTTATATATGTAACTAAGATGAAAAATAATCTTAGCTTTGAAAGGATTGCTGATACGGATTACCAGATGACTACAGATTATGGAGTTGTACGCGTAGAAACCATTCTCTTCCATAAGCATACAAAGGAAAAAGATATTTACCATAAAGCAAGAAAAATCACATATCAGGATAAGACCAAGAAAGGGAAAATCAGATTCATATCACTGCTGACCAATGATTTTCAGATGTCGGCAGAAGATATTATAGCTATCTATAAGAGACGATGGCAAATAGAAACCTTATTTAAACAAATAAAACAGAATTTCCCGCTAAGATACTTCTATGGAGAGAGTGCGAATGCTATAAAAATACAAATATGGATTACGCTTATAGCCAATCTGCTTATAACCCTAGTGAAGAACAAAATAAAGAGACCTTGGAGCTTCTCAGGCTTGGCAACAATGATAAGAATTTTACTTATGAGTTATGTCGCAATACAAAGTTTCTTTGAGCAGCCACATAGAGACTGGGATAGATTGATTACCCAAGTAAAAGCCCCACCAGAAGAGTTGTCATTATTCTAG
- a CDS encoding TlpA family protein disulfide reductase — MNKLFLSLCLLLVSFAASAQDRLPKVMLKDIEGKTVQTDTISNNGKPLIIAFFATWCKPCNRELTSIDEVYDDWQQETGVRLVAVSIDQAQNVNKVKPMVDQNGWRYDVLLDPNGEFRRSLGIQSVPYTVLLDGQGKIVYKHNGYTDGAEVELYKKVKEAAGK, encoded by the coding sequence ATGAATAAATTATTTTTATCCCTTTGTTTGCTGTTAGTAAGCTTTGCAGCGTCTGCACAAGACCGTCTGCCTAAAGTAATGCTCAAAGACATAGAAGGGAAAACCGTACAAACCGACACTATTTCTAATAATGGTAAGCCCCTTATTATAGCTTTCTTTGCTACTTGGTGCAAGCCTTGTAATCGTGAACTCACAAGTATTGATGAGGTCTATGATGATTGGCAGCAAGAAACGGGTGTTCGACTCGTTGCTGTGTCTATCGATCAGGCGCAGAATGTCAATAAGGTAAAGCCTATGGTCGACCAGAATGGCTGGCGTTATGATGTTTTGCTCGACCCTAATGGTGAGTTTCGTCGCTCGTTAGGTATTCAGTCTGTGCCTTATACCGTGTTGCTTGACGGACAGGGTAAGATTGTTTATAAGCACAACGGCTATACTGATGGTGCTGAAGTAGAGCTATATAAAAAGGTGAAAGAAGCGGCAGGTAAGTAA